A portion of the Sphingobacteriales bacterium genome contains these proteins:
- a CDS encoding alpha-glucosidase, producing the protein MKLRSLFLLVIVIFIHDSSPAKAVGTFYSFTLQYDASLLPSANYEMENFIVHWDNNNGSLYIIHKNNPGKKLWQNLAGKGFCGAAQGNAVIEEKAGSFTIRDTKTNVTQTQTIRSINYRSNNIEITGEFLSSQNTTYRLLIAEKSDKQLHIQLQTDDASYNRLYLTHACENNEQFFGFGEQPSNLNHKGKRVPILVQEQGIGRGDAISDNPIINFIVNLPLGVSAGDEYTSYKVVPQYISSLSHSLYLENYEYSEFDFTRNDQVQIELYSDKMDANIIYAENPYQAIEEYTSYCGRMQPLPSWISSGAVIGMQGGTAKLYDVWNTLKNAGTPIAAFWVQDWIGQRTTLVGKQLWWNWELDNDRYPGWNTLHDTLNTENIGLLGYINPFLVDVTREKPNYRRDLYKEATQNNFLVLNDRGQPYQVQNTSFTSGVLDLSDTGCVHWIKDIIKDEMLARGLKGWMADFAEALPFEAELHSGESTYTFHNRYPEVWERINKEAIQESNLKDTVVFFSRAGYTKSPMYATLFWQGDQLVSWGKNDGLKSAVTGLLSGGLSGFTLNHSDIGGYTSVTIPILNIPVLGRSKELLRRWMEMAAFTPVYRTHEGLGPDKNYQVYQDEETAAHFARNAKIYQAWYFYRKQLMQEAADKGYPICRPLFLEYPNDINTFNISSQFMVGSELLVAPVLDQNKTTVSVYLPNGNWVNLWTDQIINSSGQYFTISNVADRAAVFYKQGSSTGLQFKQNLLNEGIN; encoded by the coding sequence ATGAAATTAAGATCACTATTCTTATTGGTTATTGTTATCTTTATACACGATAGCAGCCCCGCCAAGGCTGTCGGCACCTTTTACTCCTTTACCCTGCAGTATGATGCATCTCTGCTTCCTTCGGCAAACTATGAAATGGAAAACTTTATTGTTCACTGGGATAACAACAACGGCAGTTTATACATAATACATAAAAATAATCCCGGAAAGAAACTGTGGCAGAATTTAGCAGGCAAAGGATTTTGCGGAGCTGCACAAGGGAATGCCGTTATTGAAGAGAAAGCAGGCTCCTTCACGATTCGCGACACAAAAACAAATGTTACCCAAACACAGACCATCCGCTCCATCAACTACCGGAGCAACAACATAGAGATTACAGGAGAATTTCTTTCCAGTCAGAATACGACCTACCGTTTACTGATAGCTGAAAAATCAGACAAACAGCTGCATATCCAGCTTCAAACAGATGATGCATCCTACAACAGGCTTTATCTAACACACGCATGTGAGAATAATGAACAGTTTTTTGGTTTTGGTGAACAGCCTTCGAACTTGAACCACAAAGGCAAACGCGTTCCAATTCTGGTTCAGGAACAAGGTATAGGAAGGGGGGATGCTATCTCCGATAACCCAATCATCAACTTCATTGTCAATTTGCCGCTGGGCGTTTCTGCAGGTGATGAATACACCTCTTACAAGGTTGTACCGCAATATATTTCATCGTTATCACATTCCCTTTATCTGGAAAATTATGAATACAGTGAATTTGATTTTACCCGAAACGACCAGGTACAGATAGAATTGTATTCCGACAAGATGGATGCAAATATCATTTATGCAGAGAACCCGTATCAGGCAATAGAAGAATACACCAGCTATTGCGGACGTATGCAACCGCTTCCTTCATGGATCAGCAGCGGGGCGGTAATTGGTATGCAGGGCGGTACTGCAAAACTGTATGACGTCTGGAATACATTGAAAAATGCCGGAACTCCTATTGCCGCATTTTGGGTGCAGGACTGGATAGGACAGCGCACCACGCTGGTGGGTAAACAGTTATGGTGGAACTGGGAACTGGATAACGACAGATATCCCGGCTGGAACACCTTACACGATACACTTAATACGGAAAATATAGGGCTGCTGGGTTATATCAATCCGTTTCTGGTGGATGTCACCCGCGAAAAACCAAATTATCGGCGAGACTTGTACAAAGAAGCAACCCAAAATAATTTTTTGGTCTTAAATGACAGAGGACAGCCTTATCAGGTGCAGAATACCTCCTTTACTTCCGGTGTTTTAGACTTGAGCGACACCGGTTGTGTACACTGGATAAAAGATATCATCAAAGATGAAATGCTCGCACGTGGCCTGAAAGGTTGGATGGCGGATTTTGCAGAAGCTCTCCCCTTTGAGGCAGAACTGCATAGCGGAGAAAGCACTTACACGTTTCACAACAGGTACCCTGAGGTATGGGAACGAATAAACAAAGAAGCAATACAAGAAAGTAACCTGAAGGACACGGTGGTGTTTTTTTCCAGGGCAGGCTATACCAAAAGCCCGATGTATGCTACCTTGTTCTGGCAGGGTGACCAGCTAGTCAGCTGGGGTAAAAATGACGGACTTAAGTCAGCAGTTACCGGCTTGCTCAGCGGTGGCTTATCCGGCTTTACACTTAACCACAGTGATATAGGGGGTTATACATCCGTAACCATACCGATATTAAATATTCCCGTACTGGGACGAAGCAAAGAGCTGCTGAGAAGATGGATGGAAATGGCAGCCTTTACGCCTGTTTACAGAACACATGAAGGTCTTGGCCCTGATAAAAATTACCAGGTGTATCAGGATGAAGAAACAGCGGCACATTTTGCGCGCAATGCAAAAATCTATCAGGCATGGTATTTTTACAGAAAACAACTGATGCAGGAAGCCGCGGATAAGGGTTATCCGATTTGCCGTCCATTGTTTTTAGAATACCCGAACGATATCAATACCTTTAATATATCCAGTCAGTTTATGGTCGGAAGCGAACTGCTGGTAGCACCCGTTCTTGACCAGAACAAGACAACTGTCAGTGTCTATTTACCAAACGGAAATTGGGTAAATCTTTGGACAGACCAGATAATAAACAGCTCCGGACAATATTTTACCATTTCAAATGTTGCAGACAGGGCAGCGGTATTTTACAAGCAGGGATCCTCTACAGGATTGCAGTTCAAACAGAATCTACTCAATGAAGGCATCAACTAG
- a CDS encoding FAD-dependent oxidoreductase, whose protein sequence is METIQTDVVIIGAGYAGIAAARKLQEAGKSFIVIEARDRIGGRTFTQQLDCGATVDLGAQWIGPTQHHIWKWVHETNTETYDCYDSGKNILAWKNKVSTYKGTIPKIDPISLIDLGIALDKINKLCKQVPLEAPWTHPRALEYDSMTLHTWMEKNMYTKKAKHLFNIGVETVFAAGAHEISFLHALFYCHSGDNMEALISISNGAQQTLLKGGTQGLLQKIATPLQDKIYLNNPVLKINQDENGITVGSENLIVHAKKCISTIPPTLLSSIRFSPILPQRKAQMIQRVPMGAAMKCFCIYKTPFWRKMGFSGQIVSDTLPVRVTFDCTNKDNDFGVLLVFVEGHNARDFIEQPEAVRRESVLNQLVGYFGEDARNILEYKDKCWTEEEYSRGCYAGNMPTGVLTQFGKTLREPFMHLYFAGTETAMKWNGYMDGAMESGLRAAGEVVNLN, encoded by the coding sequence ATGGAAACTATTCAGACAGATGTAGTCATCATCGGTGCGGGCTACGCAGGTATTGCAGCTGCACGGAAATTACAGGAAGCCGGAAAATCCTTTATAGTCATCGAAGCACGTGACAGAATAGGCGGAAGAACATTCACACAACAACTGGACTGCGGCGCCACCGTGGATTTAGGTGCACAATGGATAGGCCCTACACAACACCATATCTGGAAATGGGTACATGAAACGAATACGGAAACGTATGATTGTTACGATTCCGGAAAAAATATCCTGGCCTGGAAAAATAAGGTGTCGACCTATAAAGGCACCATTCCAAAAATCGACCCGATTTCATTAATTGACCTTGGAATCGCTCTGGATAAAATCAACAAGCTTTGCAAACAGGTTCCGTTAGAGGCACCCTGGACACATCCGAGAGCGCTGGAATACGACTCCATGACGCTGCATACCTGGATGGAAAAGAACATGTATACGAAGAAAGCAAAGCATCTTTTCAATATCGGCGTTGAAACGGTTTTTGCAGCGGGTGCGCATGAGATTTCTTTCCTGCATGCCTTATTTTACTGCCACAGCGGCGACAATATGGAAGCGCTGATATCCATTTCCAACGGGGCGCAACAAACTCTGTTAAAAGGCGGCACGCAAGGTTTGTTGCAAAAAATAGCGACACCTCTCCAGGATAAAATCTACTTAAATAATCCTGTCTTAAAGATTAATCAGGATGAAAATGGAATAACTGTTGGATCAGAAAATCTAATCGTTCACGCAAAAAAATGCATTTCCACCATTCCTCCCACTTTATTGAGTAGTATACGATTCAGTCCGATTTTGCCGCAACGAAAAGCACAGATGATACAGCGTGTGCCCATGGGTGCAGCCATGAAATGTTTCTGTATTTACAAAACACCGTTTTGGCGGAAAATGGGATTCTCCGGGCAAATTGTAAGCGATACCTTACCGGTAAGGGTGACCTTTGACTGCACCAACAAGGATAATGACTTTGGCGTGTTACTGGTTTTTGTGGAAGGCCACAATGCCCGTGATTTCATTGAACAGCCGGAAGCCGTCCGAAGAGAAAGCGTATTGAATCAGCTGGTCGGTTATTTTGGAGAAGACGCGAGAAACATCCTCGAATACAAAGATAAATGCTGGACCGAAGAAGAATACAGCCGGGGATGCTACGCCGGCAATATGCCGACCGGCGTGCTGACGCAATTCGGGAAAACACTGCGCGAACCATTTATGCACCTGTATTTTGCAGGCACCGAAACCGCCATGAAATGGAACGGCTATATGGACGGTGCGATGGAGAGTGGATTAAGGGCGGCCGGGGAAGTAGTAAATCTTAATTGA